The window GGGGTCGTCGGGCCGGTGCTGGCCGGAAGGTCCGCGTTGGGGCCGCCCCCGGTCCTCCCGATCCGACGGGCCGTCGCGGACGACACCGCAAAGGAGCGGACATGGCAATTGACTACTCGAAGCGTCCGAGCGACACGCCTGGCGCGGCGCCCGGCGTGTCCCTGAGCAAGGTCACCCTCACCAAGTCCGCTCCCTCCGTATCGCTCTCCAAGCAGGGCGGCGGCGGGCGGTTGCACGTCAACCTCAACTGGAACACGGGCTCCGCCCCCCAGAAGGGCGGATTCCTCAAGCGCGTGCTCGGCGCGAACAACGGGATCGACCTCGACCTCGCCGCCATGTTCGAGCTGTCCAACGGCCAGTCCGGCGTGGTCCAGGCCCTGGGCAACAGCTTCGGGTCGTTCGACGCGCCGCCCTTCGTCGTGCTGGACGCCGACGACCGCACGGGTGCGGCGACCGGCGGTGAGAACCTCTACGTCAACCTCGCGCAGGCGGCCAACATCCGCCGGGTCCTGATCTTCGCCTTCATCTACGAGGGCGTCGCGTCCTTCGATCAGGCCGACGCGGTCGTGACGCTGACCCCGGCACAGGGCGCGCCGATCGAGGTCCGCCTCGACGAGCAGGCCGGCGGCAACCGGATGTGCGCGATCGCGCTGCTCACCAACAACGGCGCCGGCGACTTCACCGTCAGCCGGGAGGTCCGGTACGTCGGTGGCCACCGCCAGCTGGACGCCCTCTACAACTGGGGCCTGAACTGGACTCCGGGCCGCAAGTGACCGAGCCGCACT of the Pseudofrankia saprophytica genome contains:
- a CDS encoding TerD family protein; this encodes MAIDYSKRPSDTPGAAPGVSLSKVTLTKSAPSVSLSKQGGGGRLHVNLNWNTGSAPQKGGFLKRVLGANNGIDLDLAAMFELSNGQSGVVQALGNSFGSFDAPPFVVLDADDRTGAATGGENLYVNLAQAANIRRVLIFAFIYEGVASFDQADAVVTLTPAQGAPIEVRLDEQAGGNRMCAIALLTNNGAGDFTVSREVRYVGGHRQLDALYNWGLNWTPGRK